A section of the Halopiger aswanensis genome encodes:
- a CDS encoding methyltransferase family protein: protein MTDALTSAVFAAGIGLALANFTGIVASALGLVSYWPPGERDWTYYVHWGISHSLNVVMLALTYLSWNSLGLPRGPSLAAGAALFVGGYAVAIAAGLDLGVEETKGLAGDLRTGGWYRYSRNPQYVGYVVATVGFALLANSAPVAVVCAIYLGWWLSLPFAEEPWLRERYGAEYERYAERVPRFVGRRTVRAVVGNRSEETAVSDGG, encoded by the coding sequence ATGACCGACGCGCTGACGAGCGCAGTGTTCGCCGCGGGTATCGGCCTCGCGCTCGCGAACTTCACGGGAATCGTCGCCAGCGCACTGGGGCTGGTCTCGTACTGGCCGCCCGGCGAGCGAGACTGGACCTACTACGTTCACTGGGGAATCTCGCACTCGCTCAACGTCGTTATGCTCGCGCTCACGTACCTCAGTTGGAACAGCCTCGGCCTGCCGCGCGGCCCGTCGCTGGCCGCCGGCGCCGCGCTGTTCGTCGGCGGCTACGCCGTCGCCATCGCGGCCGGCCTGGATCTCGGCGTCGAGGAGACGAAGGGGCTGGCCGGCGACCTGCGAACCGGCGGCTGGTACCGCTACTCGAGGAATCCCCAGTACGTCGGCTACGTCGTCGCGACGGTCGGGTTCGCGCTGCTGGCGAACTCCGCGCCCGTGGCCGTCGTCTGTGCGATCTACCTCGGCTGGTGGCTCTCGCTGCCGTTCGCCGAGGAGCCGTGGCTTCGCGAGCGGTACGGCGCAGAGTACGAGCGGTACGCCGAGCGCGTGCCGCGGTTCGTGGGAAGGCGGACCGTTCGTGCGGTCGTCGGGAATCGGTCAGAAGAAACGGCGGTCAGCGACGGCGGATGA
- the thrS gene encoding threonine--tRNA ligase: MSESDSQEQIAVVLPDGSELAVDAGATVEDCAYEIGPGLGSDTVAGKLDGDLVAKEEPVYDGAELEIITDGSDEYLEVMRHSAAHCLAQAVERLYDEDEVKLAIGPPTDEGFYYDFDNLDVDEEDLADLEAEIEEIIEADYEIEREEVSIEEAEERLAGEPYKLELLEEFAEEDDTVTFYKQGEWEDLCAGPHVDSTGEIGVVELLEIAGAYWRGDEENEMQTRIYGTAFEDESDLEDFLERKREAEKRDHRRIGNEMNLFSIQDVTGPGLPLYHPPGKTVLKELEDFVEDLNKDAGYEYVETPHVFKTDLWHKSGHYDNYQDDMFIFDVGDDEFGLKPMNCPGHAAIFQDQSWSYRDLPIRYAENGKVYRKEQRGELSGLSRVWAFTIDDGHLFVRPDQIKQEVEQIMDMITDVLETFDLEYEMALATRPEKSVGSDEIWEKAESQLESVLEEHGHEYEVEEGDGAFYGPKIDFAFEDAIGRSWDGPTVQLDFNMPERFDLNYVGEDNEEHRPVMIHRALYGSYERFFMMLIEHYEGRFPLWLAPEQVRVLPISDDNLGYAHRVANEFDDFRVEVDDRDSTLERKIRAAHDDRVPYQIIVGDNEEEDGNISVRDRFEDQEYDVEIEAFKAHLESEVEEQRTQPDFLQD; this comes from the coding sequence ATGTCAGAATCAGATTCACAGGAGCAGATCGCAGTCGTACTGCCGGACGGATCGGAACTCGCAGTCGACGCCGGTGCAACCGTCGAGGACTGCGCCTACGAGATCGGGCCGGGCCTCGGCAGCGACACCGTCGCCGGCAAGTTAGACGGCGACCTCGTCGCCAAGGAGGAACCCGTCTACGACGGCGCCGAACTCGAGATCATCACCGACGGGAGCGACGAGTACCTCGAGGTCATGCGCCACTCCGCGGCCCACTGTCTCGCCCAGGCCGTCGAACGACTGTACGACGAGGACGAGGTCAAACTCGCGATCGGGCCGCCGACCGACGAGGGCTTCTACTACGACTTCGACAATCTCGACGTCGACGAGGAGGATCTCGCCGACCTCGAGGCCGAAATCGAGGAGATCATCGAGGCCGACTACGAGATCGAGCGCGAGGAAGTCTCGATCGAAGAGGCCGAAGAACGGCTCGCGGGCGAGCCCTACAAGCTCGAGCTCCTCGAGGAGTTCGCCGAGGAGGACGACACCGTCACCTTCTACAAGCAGGGCGAGTGGGAGGACCTCTGTGCCGGCCCACACGTCGACTCGACGGGCGAGATCGGCGTCGTCGAACTGCTCGAGATCGCCGGCGCCTACTGGCGCGGCGACGAGGAAAACGAGATGCAGACCCGTATCTACGGGACGGCCTTCGAGGACGAGAGCGACCTCGAGGACTTCTTGGAGCGTAAACGCGAGGCCGAGAAACGGGACCACCGCCGGATCGGCAACGAGATGAACCTGTTCTCGATCCAGGACGTCACCGGCCCCGGCCTCCCCCTCTACCATCCGCCGGGCAAGACCGTCCTCAAGGAACTCGAGGACTTCGTCGAGGACCTGAACAAGGACGCGGGCTACGAGTACGTCGAGACGCCCCACGTCTTCAAGACGGACCTGTGGCACAAGTCGGGCCACTACGACAACTATCAGGACGACATGTTCATCTTCGACGTGGGCGACGACGAGTTCGGCCTGAAGCCGATGAACTGTCCGGGCCACGCCGCCATCTTCCAGGACCAGTCCTGGTCGTATCGGGACCTCCCGATCCGCTACGCCGAGAACGGCAAGGTCTATCGGAAGGAGCAGCGCGGCGAACTCTCCGGCCTCTCGCGGGTCTGGGCGTTCACCATCGACGACGGCCACCTGTTCGTCCGTCCCGACCAGATCAAGCAGGAGGTCGAGCAGATCATGGACATGATCACGGACGTCCTCGAGACGTTCGACCTCGAGTACGAGATGGCGCTGGCCACGCGCCCCGAGAAGTCGGTCGGCTCCGACGAGATCTGGGAGAAGGCCGAGTCGCAACTCGAGTCCGTCCTCGAGGAGCACGGCCACGAGTACGAGGTCGAGGAGGGCGACGGCGCCTTCTACGGGCCGAAGATCGACTTCGCGTTCGAGGACGCCATCGGCCGCTCGTGGGACGGCCCGACGGTCCAACTGGACTTCAACATGCCCGAGCGGTTCGACCTGAACTACGTCGGCGAGGACAACGAGGAACACCGCCCGGTCATGATCCACCGCGCGCTGTACGGCAGCTACGAGCGGTTCTTCATGATGCTCATCGAGCACTACGAGGGCCGGTTCCCGCTCTGGCTCGCCCCCGAGCAGGTCCGCGTACTGCCGATTTCGGACGACAACCTCGGCTACGCCCACCGGGTCGCCAACGAGTTCGACGACTTCCGCGTCGAGGTCGACGACCGCGACTCCACCTTAGAGCGCAAGATCCGCGCGGCCCACGACGACCGCGTCCCCTACCAGATCATCGTCGGCGACAACGAGGAGGAAGACGGGAACATCTCCGTCCGCGACCGCTTCGAGGATCAGGAGTACGACGTCGAAATCGAGGCGTTCAAAGCGCACCTCGAGTCCGAGGTCGAGGAACAGCGGACCCAGCCGGACTTCCTGCAGGACTGA
- a CDS encoding 50S ribosomal protein L15e: protein MARSFYSHIKDAWKDPDDGKLGELQWQRKQEWRKQGAIERIERPTRLDKARELGYKAKQGIVVTRVSVRKGTARKQRFKAGRRSKRQGVNRIGRRKNIQRIGEERVSRKYPNLRVLNSYWVGEDGSQKWFEVILVDPEHPAIQNDDDLNWICDDAHQNRAFRGLTNAGKDNRGLNNRGKGAEKVRPSNTGGRGRAK from the coding sequence ATGGCACGGAGCTTCTACTCCCACATCAAGGACGCATGGAAGGACCCCGACGACGGCAAGCTCGGGGAACTGCAGTGGCAGCGAAAGCAGGAGTGGCGCAAGCAAGGCGCCATCGAGCGCATCGAGCGCCCGACCCGTCTGGACAAGGCGCGCGAACTCGGCTACAAGGCCAAGCAGGGCATCGTCGTGACTCGCGTCTCGGTCCGCAAGGGGACCGCTCGAAAGCAGCGCTTCAAGGCCGGTCGCCGATCCAAGCGCCAGGGTGTCAACCGCATCGGGCGGCGCAAGAACATCCAGCGCATCGGTGAGGAGCGCGTCTCCCGGAAGTACCCCAACCTGCGGGTGCTCAACAGCTACTGGGTCGGTGAAGACGGCTCGCAGAAGTGGTTCGAAGTGATCCTCGTCGATCCCGAACACCCCGCGATCCAGAACGACGACGATCTCAACTGGATCTGCGACGACGCCCACCAGAACCGCGCCTTCCGCGGGCTGACGAACGCGGGCAAGGACAACCGCGGTCTCAACAACCGCGGCAAGGGCGCCGAGAAGGTCCGTCCGTCCAACACCGGCGGACGCGGTCGCGCGAAGTAA
- a CDS encoding sugar phosphate isomerase/epimerase family protein produces MSQPFDPGVQSVVFGDDSIEIALERLASSPADLSTLELWTDHRPPTDDADDLATLRRNLEVAGVDVRGYGVVDLDDTGEAREYVAFAARLGADYVTVNYPPGRDDITEELLALADEFELDVAIHNYSEIHHDDLSQVFSSIDDVREVLERYDDPRLGVCVDTGHFLAASVDPAAVIPAFGDRIVAVHLKDTSDAELEDLPGAGVLELERIVGLLAEHVDRERPLPLLIEYELPAERAVGALADAERNVRDALAALE; encoded by the coding sequence ATGTCACAGCCGTTCGATCCCGGCGTCCAGAGCGTCGTCTTCGGCGACGATTCGATCGAAATCGCCCTCGAGCGTCTCGCATCGTCCCCGGCCGATCTCTCGACGCTCGAGCTCTGGACCGACCACCGCCCGCCGACCGACGACGCCGACGACCTGGCGACGCTCCGACGCAATCTCGAGGTGGCCGGCGTCGACGTCCGTGGCTACGGCGTCGTCGACCTCGACGACACCGGCGAGGCCCGCGAGTACGTCGCGTTCGCGGCCCGACTGGGCGCCGACTACGTGACGGTCAACTATCCGCCGGGCCGGGACGACATCACCGAAGAACTGCTGGCGCTCGCCGACGAGTTCGAACTCGACGTCGCGATCCACAACTACTCCGAAATCCACCACGACGACCTCTCGCAGGTGTTCTCGTCGATCGACGACGTCCGCGAGGTACTCGAGCGCTACGACGACCCGCGGCTGGGCGTCTGCGTCGACACCGGCCACTTCCTCGCGGCGTCGGTCGATCCCGCGGCCGTGATCCCGGCGTTCGGGGATCGCATCGTCGCCGTCCACCTCAAGGACACTTCCGACGCGGAACTCGAGGATCTGCCCGGCGCCGGCGTCCTCGAACTCGAGCGCATCGTCGGCCTGCTCGCCGAGCACGTCGACCGCGAGCGTCCGCTGCCATTGCTCATCGAGTACGAACTCCCCGCAGAACGAGCGGTGGGCGCGCTCGCGGACGCCGAACGGAACGTGCGCGATGCACTCGCCGCGCTCGAGTAG
- a CDS encoding universal stress protein encodes MPTHVLVPIDDSNQSTEALEFACTEYPDATITALHVLDPGDFYAATGVEGGTMANYDQLQEHHETRAESLLEEARDEASAHGVEIETDHVVGGVSRSIVDYADEHDVDHIVIGSHGRTGASRILLGSVAETVARRSPVPVTIVR; translated from the coding sequence ATGCCGACTCACGTGCTCGTTCCGATCGACGACTCGAACCAATCGACCGAAGCCCTCGAGTTCGCCTGTACCGAGTATCCGGACGCGACAATTACCGCCCTACACGTCCTCGATCCGGGCGATTTCTACGCCGCGACGGGCGTCGAGGGCGGCACGATGGCGAACTACGATCAACTGCAGGAACACCACGAGACGCGAGCCGAGAGCTTACTCGAGGAGGCTCGAGACGAGGCGTCGGCCCACGGCGTCGAGATCGAGACGGATCACGTCGTCGGCGGCGTCTCGCGGTCGATCGTCGACTACGCGGACGAACACGACGTCGACCACATCGTGATCGGCAGCCACGGTCGAACGGGAGCGAGCAGAATTCTTCTCGGAAGCGTCGCCGAGACGGTCGCCCGGCGGTCGCCGGTGCCGGTGACGATCGTTCGCTAA
- a CDS encoding phosphoribosyltransferase family protein: protein MNRAEKAALQLRAVDVLRMLKQTRTYDELAETTGLPAGDLNRYVNGHVLPGTDRAREIVEDLGREALANELDARIRVDEEGYVDNSAAVFDQPFLDLVAPVVAEGFEFDRPDVVLTAATDGITLAASLASYYGVRCAYAKKSKETAVEEFIEARQRLQSGIELTYYLPESAIDSGESVLVVDDLIRSGETQELLLDIVTTARADVAGVFALIAAGDDGIERARERTDAPVGALTTVADR from the coding sequence ATGAACAGAGCAGAGAAGGCAGCCCTCCAGTTGCGGGCCGTCGACGTGTTGCGAATGCTGAAGCAGACGCGGACCTACGACGAACTCGCGGAGACGACGGGGCTCCCCGCCGGCGATCTCAACCGGTACGTCAACGGGCACGTCCTCCCCGGCACCGACCGCGCTCGCGAGATCGTCGAGGATCTCGGCCGCGAGGCGCTCGCGAACGAACTCGACGCGCGCATCCGCGTCGACGAGGAGGGGTACGTCGACAACTCCGCCGCGGTCTTCGATCAGCCGTTCCTCGACCTCGTCGCGCCCGTCGTCGCCGAGGGGTTCGAGTTCGACCGGCCGGACGTCGTGCTCACCGCCGCGACCGACGGAATCACGCTCGCCGCATCGCTGGCGAGCTACTACGGCGTCCGCTGCGCCTACGCGAAAAAGAGCAAGGAAACCGCCGTCGAGGAGTTCATCGAGGCGCGCCAGCGGCTCCAGTCCGGAATCGAACTCACCTACTACCTGCCCGAGTCGGCCATCGATTCCGGCGAGTCCGTACTCGTCGTCGACGACCTCATCCGCTCGGGCGAAACGCAGGAACTCCTGCTCGATATCGTGACCACCGCGCGAGCCGACGTCGCCGGCGTCTTCGCACTCATCGCGGCCGGCGACGACGGCATCGAACGCGCTCGAGAGCGGACGGACGCGCCGGTCGGCGCGCTGACGACGGTCGCGGACAGGTAG
- a CDS encoding helix-turn-helix domain-containing protein encodes MKYLDVRLRQPDRMLHPMQRFIREEDAVRYEELRTWNILGPEGDREYELFYAEADREAYVEAIEAVDSVRWYDLTPIDDDSFYVYICQETREEDVRWRQSFAALDLVIVPPVIYDSEAAFYMTVVGAGEDLQAMLEGLPDEIDVTVRAIGEYDRHHAPLTGDLTERQLEAVAAAVDAGYYEVPRKAGVEAVAERLDCASSTAATLLQKAQARVMQRLVQQRGRGLLGDETGDPVETSGSTGSDRG; translated from the coding sequence ATGAAGTACCTCGACGTTCGGCTCCGTCAGCCCGACCGAATGCTCCATCCTATGCAGCGGTTCATCCGCGAGGAAGACGCGGTCCGCTACGAGGAGCTGCGTACGTGGAACATCCTCGGCCCCGAGGGCGACCGCGAGTACGAACTGTTCTACGCCGAAGCCGACCGCGAGGCGTACGTCGAGGCCATCGAGGCCGTCGACTCGGTCCGCTGGTACGATCTCACGCCGATCGACGACGACTCCTTTTACGTCTACATCTGCCAGGAGACCCGCGAGGAGGACGTCCGCTGGCGCCAGTCGTTCGCCGCGCTCGACCTCGTCATCGTCCCGCCCGTGATCTACGACTCCGAGGCCGCGTTCTACATGACCGTCGTCGGCGCCGGCGAGGACCTGCAGGCGATGCTCGAGGGGCTCCCCGACGAGATCGACGTCACCGTTCGCGCGATCGGGGAGTACGATCGCCATCACGCGCCTCTGACCGGCGACCTCACCGAGCGCCAACTCGAGGCCGTCGCGGCCGCCGTCGACGCGGGCTACTATGAGGTTCCCCGGAAGGCAGGCGTCGAAGCCGTCGCCGAGCGCCTGGATTGCGCCTCGAGTACGGCTGCGACGCTACTTCAGAAGGCACAGGCGCGGGTGATGCAACGGCTTGTCCAGCAGCGCGGGCGGGGGCTGCTCGGGGACGAGACGGGAGACCCCGTCGAAACGAGCGGGTCGACCGGCTCCGATCGCGGCTGA
- a CDS encoding HEAT repeat domain-containing protein produces MDDSTTVPAADRLTALVEEREHEAARTCLERLADADPEVRKTALRDLRTLVDDQGPTVRPLVPTLQRFLTDDERAIRLTAAKLFVTVAANESDAAVDAVPALGERLADDAEFYYVRARCAEALGYVALDHPDEVASPDILADLRIGLSFDEPDVRPKLAKALACVALGEPTRLDHHVGTLADYLDDEHELVRYHLATVLVVIGCERPSALAEASGELVARVEDETENDYVRGRAAEALGLLARADGVGDESESENESDVEVSVLQAEFEMLEDADTGFLADRARYAARAFAAPDSDPAIDTATDTAEIGDIDAIRRTTDEIAATVSSPDADDECPHCGLALPDGAPPMCPRCGAPY; encoded by the coding sequence ATGGATGACTCGACAACAGTCCCCGCGGCGGATCGGCTGACGGCCCTCGTCGAGGAGCGCGAGCACGAGGCCGCGCGGACGTGTCTCGAGCGACTCGCCGACGCAGACCCCGAGGTTCGGAAGACGGCGCTCCGGGACCTCCGCACGCTCGTCGACGACCAGGGGCCGACGGTTCGGCCGCTCGTGCCGACGCTTCAGCGGTTTCTCACGGACGACGAGCGAGCGATTCGGCTGACGGCCGCGAAACTGTTCGTCACCGTCGCCGCGAACGAGTCGGACGCCGCCGTCGACGCGGTCCCCGCCCTCGGCGAGCGCCTCGCCGACGACGCGGAATTCTACTACGTCCGCGCACGGTGTGCCGAGGCGCTCGGATACGTCGCACTCGACCACCCCGACGAGGTTGCCTCGCCCGACATCCTCGCGGATCTCCGGATCGGCCTCTCGTTCGACGAGCCGGACGTGCGGCCGAAGCTGGCGAAAGCGTTGGCGTGCGTCGCGCTGGGCGAACCGACGCGGCTCGACCACCACGTCGGAACCCTCGCCGACTATCTCGACGACGAGCACGAACTCGTCCGGTATCACCTCGCGACAGTGCTCGTCGTGATCGGCTGCGAGCGGCCCAGCGCGCTCGCCGAGGCGAGCGGCGAACTCGTGGCTCGAGTCGAGGACGAGACCGAAAACGACTACGTCCGCGGCCGCGCCGCGGAGGCGCTGGGGCTGCTGGCCCGCGCGGACGGCGTCGGCGACGAAAGCGAAAGCGAGAACGAGAGCGACGTCGAGGTATCGGTGCTCCAGGCGGAGTTCGAGATGCTCGAGGACGCAGACACTGGTTTTCTCGCCGACCGCGCTCGCTACGCGGCCCGCGCATTCGCTGCCCCCGATTCCGATCCGGCGATCGATACCGCGACCGACACCGCCGAGATCGGCGATATCGACGCAATTCGCCGGACGACCGACGAGATCGCCGCGACCGTGTCGTCGCCGGACGCCGACGACGAGTGTCCTCACTGCGGACTCGCACTGCCTGACGGTGCACCGCCGATGTGTCCGCGGTGTGGCGCGCCGTACTGA
- a CDS encoding ABC transporter substrate-binding protein, which yields MDDASQTDAPTRRDAIKYGGAAIGGGLLAGCTGGNGSEAPNDESNEADPTNGSATESDESYSVTMEPVGTVEFDAVPETWVPYTGDYADMGVALGQADGLAGIGVRARFGTHLYDELPDVTVAKDELTELWQDGTGKELFYELDADVHLIDPNFMINRLEWDRGDVDEIAAQVGPFVGNTSFTRVYDWHEYRYYGLYEAFEKLAQVFQEQARYEAFAELHDAVLSDVQSRLPAATPDIAVLYPAEVPPESFYPYRIGDGIQSKHWRDLEVGDALAADGVTDAQAGGGEIDYETLLEIDPDVLAIRLQGEITEEYFESEIVSHLRDHEVASELQAVQNDRIIYGGLTYQGPIIHLFQLERAAQGLYPDVFGDEQLFDRQRVADIVTGAFDDE from the coding sequence ATGGACGACGCGAGTCAAACTGACGCACCGACGCGGCGAGACGCGATCAAGTACGGCGGCGCGGCCATCGGCGGGGGCCTCCTCGCGGGCTGTACCGGCGGGAACGGATCGGAAGCGCCCAACGACGAGTCGAACGAGGCCGACCCAACGAACGGGTCGGCGACGGAATCGGACGAGTCGTATTCCGTGACGATGGAGCCGGTCGGAACCGTCGAGTTCGACGCCGTTCCGGAGACGTGGGTGCCCTACACCGGCGACTACGCCGATATGGGCGTCGCCCTCGGGCAAGCCGACGGCCTCGCCGGGATCGGCGTCCGGGCGCGGTTCGGGACGCACCTGTACGACGAACTCCCCGACGTCACGGTCGCGAAGGACGAACTCACGGAGCTGTGGCAGGACGGTACCGGCAAGGAACTCTTCTACGAACTCGACGCGGACGTCCACCTCATCGACCCGAACTTCATGATCAACCGCCTCGAGTGGGACCGGGGAGACGTCGACGAGATCGCCGCGCAGGTCGGCCCGTTCGTCGGGAACACGAGTTTCACGCGCGTCTACGACTGGCACGAGTACCGGTACTACGGGCTGTACGAGGCCTTCGAGAAGCTCGCGCAAGTGTTCCAGGAGCAGGCCCGCTACGAGGCCTTCGCGGAGCTTCACGACGCGGTGCTGTCGGACGTGCAGTCGCGATTGCCCGCGGCGACGCCCGATATCGCCGTACTGTATCCCGCCGAAGTCCCGCCCGAGTCGTTCTATCCGTACCGCATCGGCGACGGCATCCAGTCGAAACACTGGCGCGACCTCGAGGTCGGCGACGCGCTCGCCGCCGACGGCGTCACGGACGCGCAGGCGGGCGGCGGCGAAATCGACTACGAGACCTTGCTCGAGATCGATCCGGACGTCCTCGCGATCAGGCTGCAGGGGGAGATCACCGAGGAGTACTTCGAGTCCGAAATCGTCTCGCACCTGCGCGATCACGAGGTCGCGAGCGAACTGCAGGCGGTCCAGAACGATCGGATCATCTACGGCGGGCTCACGTACCAGGGGCCGATCATCCACCTGTTCCAGCTCGAGCGGGCCGCGCAGGGGCTCTACCCCGATGTGTTCGGCGACGAGCAACTGTTCGACCGCCAGCGGGTCGCAGATATCGTTACGGGGGCGTTCGACGATGAGTAA
- a CDS encoding serine/threonine-protein kinase RIO2, translating to MVRNVAGLLPELEEEDFYLLSGVEQGMRFSEWVQREKLPEFANLTEEEVDYRLERCLKRGLIEKKTIQYEGYTLQFEGYDTLALRALVQRDTISEFGSPLGVGKESDVYEVRSYKPLALKYHREGYTNFREVHKERDYASDREHVSWMYTARKAAEREYDILEELYPDVSVPRPIDQNRHAIVMEKMDGVELSRTKLDDDQVLGVLDLLLSEIARAHEHGYVHADMSEYNVFVSEDGVRIFDWPQAVPTDHENAAEFLRRDLSNAIGYFRRKYPQHVPDDLDEAEVARAIEDEAFETVTAFTA from the coding sequence ATGGTGCGGAACGTCGCCGGGTTACTCCCGGAGCTCGAGGAAGAAGACTTCTATCTCCTGTCGGGGGTCGAACAGGGAATGCGCTTCTCCGAGTGGGTCCAGCGGGAGAAGCTCCCCGAGTTCGCGAACCTGACCGAAGAGGAGGTCGACTACCGCCTCGAGCGCTGTCTCAAACGCGGGTTGATCGAGAAGAAGACCATCCAGTACGAGGGGTACACGCTCCAGTTCGAGGGGTACGACACGCTCGCGTTGCGGGCGCTCGTCCAGCGCGACACCATCTCGGAGTTCGGCTCGCCCCTCGGCGTCGGCAAGGAGAGCGACGTCTACGAGGTCCGCTCGTACAAACCGCTCGCGCTGAAGTACCACCGCGAGGGCTACACCAATTTCCGAGAGGTCCACAAGGAACGCGACTACGCCTCCGACCGGGAGCACGTCTCCTGGATGTACACCGCTCGGAAGGCCGCCGAGCGCGAGTACGACATTCTCGAGGAACTGTACCCCGACGTCTCGGTGCCGCGGCCGATCGACCAGAACCGCCACGCCATCGTCATGGAGAAGATGGACGGCGTCGAACTCTCGCGGACGAAACTCGACGACGACCAAGTGCTCGGCGTCCTCGATCTCCTGCTCTCTGAGATAGCGCGGGCGCACGAACACGGCTACGTCCACGCGGACATGAGCGAGTACAACGTCTTCGTCAGCGAGGACGGCGTCCGAATTTTCGACTGGCCCCAGGCCGTCCCGACCGACCACGAAAACGCGGCGGAGTTCCTCCGACGTGATCTCTCGAACGCGATCGGGTACTTCCGACGCAAGTACCCCCAGCACGTTCCGGACGATCTCGACGAAGCCGAAGTCGCACGCGCGATCGAAGACGAAGCGTTCGAGACGGTGACGGCGTTTACAGCCTGA
- a CDS encoding ABC transporter substrate-binding protein, translating to MPTHVDAVQAPTRRDSLKYGGAVLGATLLAGCSDETTDSESTPEDDSSTDDGSYTVSMEPVGEVSFESVPERWVAYDGGYADMAVALGQAEGMTGIGGADRYYTDVYDQLPGVSVNLEAIESYPEVRTREEFYELENDVHLYDPQMLVNWFDWREEDVTEIADSVGPFVGNLIFRRSDDWHDHRYYTLYEAFEKVAEVFQEQARYEAFAELHDEFIADIQRQLPPADERPSVLLTYDETLEPESFSPYRLIDRGTSKKQWRDLGVEDALAGTGIDNLSTTDRGKLDYEALLEIDPDVILLRGHERKSATEFRETVLEYMKTHSSASRLTAVQNDRVYRGGYLHQGPIHNLFLTERAAQQLYPDVFGEVTSDRELFDRQRVADIVTGDV from the coding sequence ATGCCAACTCACGTTGACGCAGTTCAGGCGCCGACGCGGCGTGATTCGTTGAAGTACGGTGGAGCGGTTCTCGGTGCGACGTTGCTCGCTGGCTGTAGCGACGAGACGACCGATTCGGAATCGACGCCCGAAGACGACTCGAGTACGGACGACGGATCGTACACGGTATCGATGGAACCGGTCGGCGAGGTGAGTTTCGAGTCGGTTCCCGAACGCTGGGTCGCGTACGACGGCGGCTACGCGGACATGGCCGTCGCGCTCGGACAGGCCGAAGGGATGACCGGGATCGGCGGTGCGGACCGGTACTACACCGACGTCTACGACCAACTGCCGGGCGTGTCCGTCAATCTGGAGGCGATCGAGTCGTACCCCGAGGTCAGGACCAGAGAGGAGTTCTACGAACTCGAGAACGACGTCCACCTCTACGATCCCCAGATGCTCGTCAACTGGTTCGACTGGCGCGAGGAAGACGTCACGGAGATCGCCGACAGCGTCGGGCCGTTCGTAGGCAACTTGATCTTCCGCCGGTCCGACGACTGGCACGACCACCGGTACTACACGCTCTACGAAGCCTTCGAGAAGGTCGCCGAGGTATTTCAAGAGCAAGCGCGCTACGAGGCCTTCGCGGAGCTTCACGACGAGTTCATCGCCGACATCCAGCGCCAGCTTCCGCCGGCGGACGAGCGGCCGAGCGTGCTGTTGACGTACGACGAAACGCTCGAGCCGGAGTCGTTCTCGCCGTACCGCCTCATCGACCGCGGGACGAGCAAGAAACAGTGGCGCGACCTCGGCGTCGAGGACGCGCTCGCCGGCACTGGAATCGACAACCTCAGCACGACCGATCGCGGGAAGCTCGACTACGAGGCGTTACTCGAGATCGATCCGGACGTCATCCTGCTGCGGGGTCACGAGCGAAAGTCGGCGACCGAGTTCCGGGAGACGGTCCTCGAGTACATGAAAACCCATTCGTCCGCAAGTCGGCTCACCGCAGTCCAGAACGACCGCGTCTACCGCGGCGGCTACCTCCACCAGGGGCCGATCCACAACCTGTTCCTGACTGAGCGCGCGGCACAGCAGCTGTATCCGGACGTGTTCGGCGAGGTAACGAGCGACCGCGAGTTGTTCGACCGCCAGCGGGTCGCGGATATCGTCACCGGCGACGTCTGA